A part of Corynebacterium mustelae genomic DNA contains:
- a CDS encoding DUF7824 domain-containing protein yields MSTTQELQAAVAVFRELGWNDVTRQNLMALPTGTSEQRAIAVAGLKSGTWETFDEKLRRQRNHAGVNLQKLALFAIRMGVPAPRALSLLNRYVRSYPTPIRFPLITGRGEKFATQFIKAVYGTRVPRPDDFYVNFDHYSTCIRLVAGNGGFSVPVPSVAGYIQDWSTFIVSLLPEHVDPTETAWMSKPWHMDEDISFHTFAPTFREHVDKGIAANLSVLGSFGKVLAAGAIMGLLPREEVITVFMQQIESPQRPAQRRRMVEYLVTDLAVTDAEMLAHLDVFSAALATSAPVYCAAFGPKIIALAPEPKLVDAATGPLYLTTATGQREALKALLDKPVPTADTIATLEPRIRELAQSRNTAVAKLAVKLLKLWNLDPQVSQDVAEVLPWHPAPPLWDCPKFDKGPATLDAFVDAERQLTPLRVDIHSEKRDALLVALANEDVAVARRASSTSKCVEFQRWARGEEILQGKGRRLGLLQARAVAIADRLGSIPVLLSEPTYEDLSIDFADLMHRLSHYQAAGVEVMEPDFQLALFRLNLDTADPEAALDCNVPVRVLRTHVLDETAGEIIAAYIRDPLPEPPLVETNFRHWAVDCETFAPDQPVYPESIAHLPNRLIRTYTSENGIPVGVFPRWTVAPTPHITRSCIGKSKYAAEEVACDVTQLARSRQPLGAGFVMNLLALQQPGPLPVHEKTAAALFDAWDRGLLIPGIADATLVEWAVTPTKLVGLGKTLEQLAHEGLLSLVWPVLDPLLKWTIQAPKPPAGTSDIAEAILALAPSVIHAVESGDADADQLKLPGVHHYANLPKSNKTTKAAQKILALTPPELL; encoded by the coding sequence ATGTCTACTACGCAAGAATTGCAGGCCGCCGTCGCGGTTTTCCGCGAGTTGGGCTGGAACGACGTCACGAGGCAGAACTTGATGGCGCTGCCCACTGGCACGAGTGAGCAGCGTGCGATTGCGGTTGCTGGTTTGAAATCGGGTACGTGGGAAACCTTTGATGAGAAGCTGCGTCGCCAGCGTAACCACGCCGGGGTGAACTTGCAGAAATTGGCGTTGTTTGCGATCCGCATGGGTGTGCCAGCGCCGCGGGCGTTATCGTTGCTGAATCGGTATGTGCGTAGTTATCCCACCCCGATACGATTCCCTCTTATTACTGGGCGGGGTGAAAAATTCGCCACACAGTTCATTAAGGCGGTCTATGGCACCCGCGTGCCCCGACCGGACGACTTCTATGTCAATTTCGACCACTACTCCACGTGCATTCGGCTCGTTGCTGGTAACGGCGGTTTTTCTGTGCCGGTACCGTCAGTCGCGGGCTATATTCAGGATTGGTCCACGTTTATTGTTTCGCTTCTTCCTGAACACGTGGATCCTACTGAAACCGCTTGGATGTCCAAGCCGTGGCACATGGATGAGGACATTAGTTTTCATACGTTTGCGCCTACTTTCCGTGAGCATGTGGATAAGGGCATTGCCGCGAACCTTTCCGTTCTTGGCAGCTTCGGTAAAGTCTTGGCTGCTGGGGCTATTATGGGACTTCTTCCCCGCGAAGAGGTGATCACAGTGTTTATGCAACAGATAGAATCCCCACAGCGACCAGCGCAGCGGCGTCGTATGGTGGAGTATCTTGTCACTGATCTCGCCGTCACGGACGCGGAAATGCTTGCCCACCTCGACGTGTTCAGCGCGGCTTTGGCTACCAGCGCCCCTGTTTATTGCGCCGCTTTCGGCCCAAAAATCATAGCGCTTGCCCCTGAGCCTAAGCTTGTCGACGCCGCCACCGGCCCCCTGTACCTGACCACCGCCACCGGCCAGCGCGAAGCTCTTAAAGCCCTGTTGGATAAACCGGTACCTACAGCGGACACGATCGCTACGCTTGAGCCTCGAATCCGAGAGCTTGCCCAATCCCGGAATACCGCGGTGGCCAAGCTTGCTGTGAAGCTCCTCAAGCTCTGGAATCTCGACCCCCAAGTTTCACAGGATGTCGCTGAGGTTCTCCCGTGGCACCCAGCCCCGCCGCTGTGGGACTGCCCGAAGTTTGATAAAGGCCCTGCTACGTTGGATGCTTTCGTCGATGCGGAGCGCCAACTCACCCCGTTGCGGGTCGATATTCATTCCGAAAAACGTGATGCGTTGCTGGTGGCACTCGCCAACGAAGATGTGGCGGTGGCGCGGCGGGCGTCGTCGACAAGCAAGTGCGTTGAGTTTCAGCGTTGGGCACGCGGGGAAGAAATACTACAGGGTAAGGGGCGGCGGCTCGGGCTGCTGCAGGCGCGCGCCGTGGCGATTGCGGATCGGTTAGGCAGTATTCCTGTGCTTTTATCCGAACCCACCTATGAGGATCTTTCGATCGATTTTGCAGACCTCATGCACCGTCTTTCCCACTATCAGGCGGCTGGCGTTGAGGTGATGGAACCGGATTTTCAGTTGGCGCTGTTTCGCCTCAACCTTGATACCGCTGACCCCGAAGCCGCGTTGGACTGTAATGTTCCCGTTCGTGTGCTACGCACCCATGTTTTAGACGAGACGGCTGGGGAAATCATTGCTGCCTATATCCGCGACCCCCTCCCCGAGCCACCGCTTGTTGAGACTAATTTTCGGCATTGGGCGGTCGATTGCGAAACTTTCGCACCCGATCAACCGGTGTACCCGGAATCGATTGCACATCTGCCGAATCGGCTTATCCGCACATACACTTCAGAAAATGGCATTCCTGTTGGGGTGTTTCCCCGCTGGACTGTCGCACCTACACCCCACATCACCCGCTCCTGCATTGGGAAAAGCAAATATGCGGCTGAAGAGGTTGCGTGCGATGTGACTCAGCTTGCTAGGTCTAGACAACCACTTGGGGCGGGGTTTGTAATGAATCTCCTTGCACTTCAGCAACCCGGCCCGCTGCCTGTGCATGAGAAAACAGCGGCCGCGCTTTTCGACGCCTGGGACCGTGGCCTGCTCATCCCCGGGATTGCGGATGCGACCTTGGTGGAATGGGCGGTTACTCCGACGAAGCTTGTAGGCCTTGGAAAGACTCTTGAGCAGTTAGCCCATGAGGGTTTGTTATCACTGGTGTGGCCGGTTCTTGACCCGTTGCTCAAGTGGACAATTCAGGCACCGAAACCGCCTGCGGGCACATCAGATATTGCGGAGGCGATTCTTGCACTCGCACCTTCTGTTATTCATGCTGTTGAAAGTGGTGACGCTGACGCGGATCAGCTGAAGCTTCCCGGCGTGCACCACTATGCGAACCTACCGAAATCCAATAAGACCACTAAGGCCGCACAGAAAATTCTCGCCCTCACCCCGCCAGAACTTCTGTGA
- a CDS encoding DUF7824 domain-containing protein, whose translation MKLNPHLDEAIAIFKKLGWDKAELSEAPTLPLGTTEQQKIALKGLRTGDWGETGQIDDNTWGWISAVDVDEDMLGFFAVRMGVNAKRAIQILPMSHNSIKVAVIQTRGKEFAEEFVSEVFSSKRDRAEAMKEAAVGVVLNIGIKPPASEDFYRFWAWCLDKSIRNLDDAFSLNLFESTLDTYLHKALDTGYAGLITLIVKLFEVEWIDRGTAVKSAVRYITGGVSKEQTQVLFDGLKVTDEELLSYFDVFCGQVATGNVSMIEQFALRLIPIVNDSQLTEVALPALYATTKKATLAVLKALKARPKPDPEVQELLLPRLEELAHSRDAATAKLATALIGNWGVAATEPSLGSPTCTWEDAPKLWELPRFERGAASVDTLSHAAQKLVAQKREEHQRLADVDVERFFALANELARTDVDAARRALKGTTRIIDGVFAQWAENPSAVRYLTNSQRRTIIPARCDQLVSRLGEIPCLLSEPSFVDLSITADDLVERLKAYEDTGAAALEADLQLALARLNLDTITPDTSIQLDVLDVPLELASGSLFRRSATQIAKDYLTDPLREPSLKCVSGTVELQPHPTPNSLAGLPRRFWLGRPDPTNSLKAWDSTHYFCVFPHFGDAAFLDLAWSTFVSPEDLPGIVQAARHGKPLPPAAVINFFGTQRPIKNAGGEFATALAQAWQRGLIRPGVADVAFLDWAKKLGHLKALALGLDDAAHAGMLSVVWPILDDLIGASLQEPSLVAGTAEVALVMEALAPSIAAAIAAGRAPQEATSVPHLRALAARTAKNKAITAAKSAIGVLPAST comes from the coding sequence ATGAAACTTAACCCTCATCTAGACGAAGCCATAGCCATTTTTAAAAAACTCGGCTGGGACAAAGCCGAGCTCAGCGAAGCCCCCACCCTCCCGTTGGGCACCACCGAGCAGCAGAAGATCGCACTGAAGGGGTTGCGCACCGGGGATTGGGGCGAAACTGGACAAATAGACGACAATACTTGGGGCTGGATTTCCGCCGTTGATGTTGATGAAGACATGCTGGGGTTCTTCGCCGTTCGCATGGGGGTGAACGCCAAACGTGCTATCCAAATCCTCCCCATGTCACACAACAGTATTAAGGTGGCGGTGATCCAAACACGGGGTAAGGAGTTTGCCGAAGAGTTTGTGAGCGAGGTGTTTTCCAGTAAGCGTGACCGCGCCGAAGCTATGAAAGAGGCCGCTGTGGGGGTGGTGTTGAATATTGGAATTAAGCCGCCCGCTTCCGAGGATTTCTACAGGTTTTGGGCATGGTGTCTGGACAAGTCGATCCGTAACTTAGACGATGCTTTTTCGCTGAATCTTTTTGAATCCACGCTCGATACCTATTTGCACAAAGCTCTGGATACAGGCTACGCGGGTCTGATCACGCTCATTGTCAAGCTGTTTGAGGTGGAGTGGATCGACCGTGGCACGGCTGTGAAATCCGCGGTGCGTTACATAACGGGCGGAGTTTCCAAAGAGCAAACACAAGTCCTTTTCGACGGATTGAAAGTCACCGACGAAGAACTTCTCTCCTACTTCGACGTGTTTTGCGGGCAAGTCGCCACCGGAAACGTGTCGATGATCGAGCAATTTGCTTTGCGGCTAATCCCTATTGTTAACGATTCCCAACTAACGGAAGTCGCACTCCCAGCACTTTATGCCACAACGAAGAAAGCCACCCTCGCAGTTCTCAAAGCCTTAAAAGCGCGTCCCAAGCCTGATCCCGAGGTTCAAGAACTCCTCCTGCCACGCCTAGAAGAACTCGCCCACAGCCGCGACGCTGCAACCGCAAAACTGGCCACCGCACTCATCGGTAATTGGGGTGTTGCGGCCACCGAACCCTCACTAGGCTCCCCCACCTGCACGTGGGAGGACGCACCGAAACTCTGGGAGCTACCCCGATTTGAACGCGGCGCTGCCAGCGTCGACACGCTCAGTCACGCTGCGCAGAAGCTTGTTGCCCAGAAGCGCGAAGAACATCAGCGCCTAGCAGACGTTGATGTCGAGCGGTTTTTCGCGCTCGCCAACGAACTGGCACGCACCGACGTTGATGCTGCTCGGCGTGCGTTGAAGGGAACAACCAGGATCATTGATGGTGTGTTTGCGCAGTGGGCGGAAAATCCCAGTGCGGTGAGGTATTTGACTAATTCGCAGCGGCGGACGATTATCCCAGCGAGGTGTGATCAGCTTGTTTCGCGGTTGGGTGAAATCCCGTGTTTGCTTTCTGAACCTTCCTTCGTGGATTTGTCGATCACCGCCGATGACCTCGTCGAACGCCTGAAAGCATATGAAGATACAGGTGCTGCGGCGCTGGAGGCGGACCTACAGCTCGCCTTAGCGCGGCTCAACCTCGACACCATCACCCCCGATACCAGCATTCAGCTTGACGTGTTGGATGTGCCCCTTGAGCTGGCAAGTGGCTCGTTGTTCCGCCGCAGCGCGACACAGATTGCGAAGGATTACCTGACTGATCCGCTCAGGGAGCCGTCGTTGAAATGTGTGTCGGGCACGGTTGAATTACAGCCCCACCCCACCCCGAATTCTTTGGCGGGGTTGCCGCGCCGTTTTTGGTTGGGCAGGCCGGATCCCACAAACTCGTTGAAGGCGTGGGATTCCACCCACTATTTTTGTGTGTTTCCGCACTTCGGCGACGCCGCGTTCCTTGATCTTGCATGGTCGACGTTCGTTTCCCCTGAGGATTTGCCAGGTATTGTGCAGGCGGCTCGCCACGGAAAACCACTCCCACCAGCGGCAGTCATCAACTTCTTCGGCACACAGCGCCCCATCAAAAACGCTGGCGGCGAGTTCGCCACCGCACTTGCACAGGCGTGGCAGCGCGGCCTGATCAGGCCAGGTGTTGCCGACGTTGCATTCCTGGATTGGGCTAAAAAGCTTGGACACCTCAAAGCTCTTGCTTTAGGGCTTGACGACGCCGCCCACGCTGGCATGCTATCGGTAGTGTGGCCGATCCTCGATGATCTCATCGGCGCCTCATTGCAGGAACCCAGTTTGGTGGCAGGAACCGCAGAGGTGGCACTCGTGATGGAAGCTCTTGCCCCTAGTATCGCCGCAGCCATTGCAGCTGGTCGCGCACCACAAGAGGCAACTAGTGTTCCCCACTTGCGGGCACTTGCGGCGCGCACGGCTAAGAACAAAGCGATCACTGCGGCGAAAAGCGCCATCGGAGTTCTGCCCGCCAGTACTTAA
- a CDS encoding ATP-binding protein — translation MYQRGKASETVIDYELLPASDQELKFSVLEEEFVEKHSIKELSPDILKTLQLLSPDGVYNKAAELLADTNDFLGIDMARFGSTINEIHGRYDLTGVSVLKQFHEALSIFTQNYVYEKIEGATRETVETIPKEAFRESITNALVHRAWDVRAPIKVSMHPDKIVVTSPGRLPPGISPHDYANGHFSLLRNPILGMVFFRLGYIEKFGTGIARIKHLYQASVVQPAFDIYDSSITITLPILSDEHSLNQHHVKVLAALDNATPRSRSEIATVAAVSRAITIRALNELIELGSVKKVGSGPQTKYMRNN, via the coding sequence ATGTATCAACGAGGAAAAGCTTCCGAAACAGTCATAGATTATGAGCTTTTGCCTGCTTCAGACCAGGAGCTCAAATTCTCAGTCTTGGAAGAGGAATTTGTGGAAAAGCATTCAATCAAAGAACTCTCCCCCGACATTTTGAAAACGCTGCAATTACTGTCACCTGACGGTGTATATAACAAAGCAGCTGAATTGCTTGCCGATACCAACGATTTTCTTGGTATCGACATGGCACGATTCGGATCAACCATTAACGAAATTCACGGACGGTACGATCTCACTGGAGTTTCTGTTTTGAAACAATTCCATGAAGCGCTCAGCATATTCACCCAAAACTACGTTTACGAAAAAATTGAAGGTGCTACTAGGGAAACTGTAGAAACAATTCCCAAGGAAGCTTTTCGCGAATCAATAACAAACGCTCTCGTCCACCGCGCGTGGGATGTGAGGGCGCCGATCAAGGTGAGCATGCACCCTGACAAAATAGTTGTGACGTCTCCTGGTAGGTTGCCTCCCGGAATTTCCCCTCACGATTATGCCAATGGTCATTTTTCTCTCTTACGAAATCCAATTCTGGGGATGGTCTTTTTTCGACTTGGATATATTGAGAAATTTGGAACAGGAATCGCCAGGATAAAGCATCTTTATCAAGCAAGTGTTGTCCAACCCGCCTTTGACATTTACGATTCCTCGATCACAATCACACTCCCCATCCTTTCGGACGAGCACTCCCTTAACCAACACCATGTCAAGGTATTGGCTGCCCTCGACAATGCAACACCTCGATCCCGTTCTGAGATTGCAACTGTGGCAGCAGTGAGTCGTGCCATCACGATACGTGCGCTCAATGAGCTCATAGAGTTGGGGAGCGTGAAAAAAGTAGGTAGCGGCCCACAAACCAAGTACATGAGAAATAACTAA
- the ftsY gene encoding signal recognition particle-docking protein FtsY: MTNTTILIIVLAIVVLIAILVLVGLNRKKAKTISFDKTEADQAQPKELTQQEKSGNYQAQGGFNFATAKKDEKQAQVLPGQELAGEQAPVVPQLEHEALLVEEELAQVPEVDVTAQPEPVATEGVDKQAEENISEDSAKEASSTEKLEEPADSEEPGEENFAALDEFHEIEETEESDEPTGETTSEDDAVSPSAEDTEAEAAAAAATQAIDAAEEALAQAPKAEAPAVETPAVEAKPAEDIDPAAGRIGRLRGRLARSQNVFGKSVLGMLSAGDLDEDAWEDIEAQLIQADLGVKITMNVVEELRDMIATRGVSSEAEARAMLRECLITACKPEMDRSIKAIPYEGKPAVVLMVGVNGTGKTTTTGKLARVLVSMGHKVLLGAADTFRAAAADQLEAWGRRVGATTVRGAEGADPASVAFDAVSKGIETSADVVVIDTAGRLHNSANLMDQLGKVKRVVEKRAEVDEVLLVIDATTGQNGLNQARVFGEVVQITGVVLTKLDGTAKGGIVFQVQEDLGVPVKLVGLGEGADDMAPFEVEGFVDALLG, translated from the coding sequence ATGACCAATACGACAATCCTCATTATTGTTCTTGCCATCGTTGTGCTCATCGCCATTTTGGTGCTGGTGGGTCTCAACCGGAAAAAGGCTAAGACCATTAGCTTTGATAAGACAGAAGCGGATCAAGCGCAACCAAAAGAGCTGACGCAACAAGAGAAATCAGGTAATTACCAAGCTCAGGGTGGTTTTAATTTCGCTACTGCTAAAAAAGACGAGAAGCAAGCGCAAGTGTTGCCTGGTCAAGAGTTAGCGGGGGAACAGGCACCGGTTGTTCCGCAACTTGAACATGAGGCGCTATTGGTGGAAGAGGAGTTAGCGCAGGTGCCGGAGGTTGACGTAACCGCGCAACCGGAACCCGTTGCGACGGAGGGCGTCGACAAGCAAGCCGAAGAGAACATTTCTGAGGATTCTGCCAAGGAAGCAAGTTCGACTGAAAAGCTGGAAGAGCCAGCGGATTCGGAAGAGCCGGGTGAGGAAAACTTCGCGGCGCTCGATGAATTCCACGAAATTGAGGAAACTGAAGAATCAGACGAACCGACGGGTGAGACGACGTCTGAGGACGACGCTGTTTCCCCAAGCGCGGAGGATACGGAGGCTGAGGCTGCTGCGGCCGCAGCTACTCAAGCGATCGATGCTGCTGAGGAAGCCTTAGCGCAGGCTCCTAAAGCTGAAGCACCAGCCGTCGAAACCCCAGCTGTGGAAGCGAAACCAGCGGAAGACATCGACCCGGCTGCGGGCCGGATTGGCCGGTTGCGTGGTCGGTTGGCTCGTTCGCAAAATGTGTTTGGCAAATCCGTATTGGGGATGTTGTCGGCGGGTGACTTGGACGAAGATGCGTGGGAGGATATCGAAGCGCAATTGATCCAAGCTGACCTGGGCGTCAAGATCACGATGAATGTGGTCGAGGAATTGCGCGACATGATCGCCACCCGTGGTGTCTCAAGCGAGGCGGAAGCGCGCGCCATGCTGCGGGAATGCCTGATTACGGCGTGTAAACCAGAGATGGATCGTTCGATTAAGGCGATTCCGTATGAAGGCAAGCCCGCCGTGGTGCTTATGGTTGGGGTTAACGGAACCGGTAAAACTACTACTACCGGTAAACTTGCTCGGGTTTTGGTGTCGATGGGGCATAAGGTGCTGTTAGGTGCGGCTGATACGTTCCGTGCGGCGGCAGCGGATCAGTTGGAGGCGTGGGGGCGTCGCGTGGGCGCAACCACCGTTCGTGGTGCAGAAGGTGCTGACCCAGCATCCGTGGCTTTCGATGCGGTATCGAAGGGCATTGAGACCAGCGCCGATGTCGTGGTGATTGACACGGCTGGCCGGCTGCATAATTCGGCGAACTTGATGGATCAGCTTGGCAAGGTAAAGCGTGTGGTGGAAAAGCGGGCTGAGGTGGACGAAGTGCTGCTTGTTATCGACGCGACTACCGGTCAGAATGGTTTGAACCAAGCCCGGGTTTTCGGCGAGGTTGTGCAAATTACCGGTGTGGTGCTCACGAAGCTGGATGGCACGGCTAAAGGCGGGATCGTTTTCCAAGTCCAGGAAGACTTGGGTGTGCCGGTGAAACTTGTCGGTCTGGGCGAGGGCGCTGACGATATGGCACCGTTTGAGGTCGAAGGGTTCGTCGACGCGCTCTTGGGTTAA
- a CDS encoding DUF7824 domain-containing protein: protein MKLNPHLQEAVAIFKELGWDKAEIGEAPTLPLGTPEQQKIALKGLRTGDWGKSGQIDENSWGWTPAVDVNTIMLGYFTTRLGVSVKRAVQVLTMYDDRTTAAVIQACGQDFAEEFIAEVFSKNSLANERMRGPALEVVLTMGLEYPAHENFYNEWASILLASFENGYRALPLELFQPTFTEIFHKAQDSTFPAFGKIARETLKVGWIDRETAITTTITSIGKASSPGTRKEETEVLFHDLNARPEEILPFFDLITGVVATAEAPMVEQFALRLIPLVEDTQLADIALPALYAKTKKATLAVVKALRARPKITADTREVLAPRIEELSTSRDATTAKLASNILTEWGATVTQPTAAPTSRWEDTPKLWELPRFERGAASVDTLSQVAHKLTAEKRENHHDVSDVDMERFFALANELARTDIEAAQRALKGTKGIAYGAFAKWAENPTMKRCYLPLSTNEIFPARLRQFIPKLGKIPCLLSEPSFVDLSITADDLVERLKAYEDAGAAALEADLQLALARLNPETITPDTSAQLDALDVPLALENGTLFARSATRIAKDYLSDPVKEPTRKRLAGKVVMKPHPLPESLAGLPKRLRLNNSDYTHYFCVFPHFGDSGFRSLAWSKFIDPELRPAILQAARHGKPLPPAAVINFFGLQRPIENAGGEFATALADAWQRGLIRPGVADVAFLDWRDKLMFIKAFATALDDAAHSGMLSVVWPILDDLIGACMQGPSLVAGTAEVALVMETHAPAVAAAIAEGRAPEDAGLVPNLRQLVASKGKNKAIAAAKNAVALLPSTQGGEVSAPEPAEVPVLSDAEFEKRWKHAGTNPAAPVGDDVEISFAWRDAGTKPKRMTATIRIPALGQTVRVDKDHGWFYDVVHEQQCEVFIEDGSEKYLRWDRRENQLILGPDREGRVAGPVPSFLLAILLAYTCDGKHHQSARYDLKEFVTAMRLSPDVVAESMRDVLSFADFSPVPTVNLMEKKPQMVQFLWPALTESLKHAAQLIEQEVYPRWLNKVLDVVKIHAPVLIAATDRGHIPATEWACLQQLRSMKKKCAAKTKAEELARIFPATAPTH, encoded by the coding sequence ATGAAACTCAACCCCCACTTGCAGGAAGCCGTCGCGATTTTTAAAGAACTCGGCTGGGATAAGGCCGAGATCGGCGAAGCCCCCACCCTACCGTTGGGCACCCCGGAACAGCAGAAGATTGCACTGAAAGGGTTACGCACCGGGGATTGGGGAAAAAGCGGGCAGATAGATGAAAATAGTTGGGGCTGGACTCCTGCTGTTGACGTTAACACTATTATGTTGGGGTATTTCACCACCCGCCTAGGGGTGAGCGTCAAACGCGCAGTTCAGGTCCTCACCATGTATGATGACAGGACTACCGCTGCGGTAATCCAAGCATGTGGCCAAGACTTCGCCGAAGAGTTCATCGCTGAAGTGTTTTCAAAGAATAGCCTCGCCAACGAGCGCATGAGAGGCCCCGCTCTCGAAGTGGTGTTGACCATGGGGCTTGAGTATCCCGCACACGAGAACTTCTACAACGAGTGGGCATCTATCCTCCTTGCTTCCTTCGAAAATGGGTATAGGGCGTTGCCGTTGGAACTGTTTCAGCCGACATTTACTGAGATTTTCCACAAAGCACAAGACAGCACTTTCCCTGCCTTTGGCAAGATAGCGCGAGAAACACTGAAGGTGGGCTGGATTGACCGCGAAACCGCGATCACAACCACCATCACCAGCATCGGGAAGGCAAGTTCGCCAGGTACCCGCAAAGAGGAAACCGAGGTACTTTTCCACGACCTCAACGCCAGACCGGAAGAAATCCTCCCCTTCTTCGACCTCATTACCGGGGTGGTTGCTACCGCCGAAGCCCCCATGGTGGAACAATTCGCCCTCCGACTCATCCCCCTCGTGGAAGACACACAACTTGCCGATATCGCACTTCCCGCCCTCTACGCGAAAACCAAAAAAGCCACCCTCGCTGTTGTGAAAGCCCTGCGTGCGCGGCCGAAGATCACCGCTGATACCCGCGAAGTCCTTGCACCCCGCATTGAGGAATTGAGCACGTCACGCGACGCCACCACCGCGAAGCTTGCCTCAAACATTCTCACCGAGTGGGGTGCCACCGTCACACAACCAACCGCAGCCCCAACCAGTAGATGGGAGGACACACCGAAACTCTGGGAGCTGCCCCGATTTGAACGCGGCGCTGCCAGCGTCGACACGCTCAGCCAGGTAGCCCACAAACTGACCGCCGAAAAACGCGAAAACCATCATGATGTTTCGGACGTTGACATGGAACGCTTCTTCGCACTCGCCAACGAATTGGCACGCACCGACATCGAGGCTGCGCAGCGGGCGTTGAAGGGGACGAAAGGTATCGCCTATGGTGCGTTCGCCAAGTGGGCGGAAAACCCCACCATGAAACGCTGCTATCTGCCGCTATCCACGAACGAGATTTTCCCCGCGCGGCTGCGGCAGTTTATACCGAAACTCGGGAAAATCCCATGTTTGCTCTCAGAGCCCTCCTTCGTGGATTTGTCGATCACCGCTGACGACCTCGTCGAACGCCTGAAAGCATATGAAGATGCGGGTGCTGCGGCGCTGGAGGCAGACCTGCAGCTCGCCTTGGCGCGACTCAACCCGGAGACCATCACACCCGATACGAGTGCCCAGCTTGACGCGTTGGATGTGCCCCTTGCACTGGAGAACGGCACACTTTTTGCCCGCAGCGCCACACGAATCGCGAAAGATTATCTCAGCGACCCGGTGAAGGAACCGACCCGGAAACGCTTGGCAGGCAAGGTTGTGATGAAACCCCACCCCCTCCCCGAATCTTTGGCGGGACTGCCGAAGCGCCTAAGGCTCAATAACTCTGACTACACGCACTACTTCTGTGTGTTCCCGCACTTCGGCGACTCTGGCTTCCGAAGCCTCGCGTGGTCGAAGTTCATTGATCCTGAGCTGCGGCCAGCAATCTTGCAGGCGGCTCGCCACGGAAAACCACTCCCACCAGCGGCGGTCATCAACTTTTTTGGTTTGCAGCGCCCCATCGAGAATGCTGGCGGCGAGTTCGCCACCGCGCTTGCCGACGCGTGGCAGCGCGGCCTGATCAGGCCAGGGGTTGCCGATGTTGCATTCCTCGACTGGCGCGACAAACTCATGTTTATCAAGGCGTTTGCCACCGCGCTTGACGACGCTGCTCACTCAGGCATGCTATCGGTCGTGTGGCCCATCCTTGACGATCTCATCGGGGCATGCATGCAAGGCCCCAGTTTGGTGGCAGGAACAGCCGAGGTGGCGCTCGTCATGGAAACGCATGCCCCTGCTGTTGCGGCTGCAATCGCGGAAGGCCGCGCCCCAGAAGATGCTGGCCTAGTGCCCAACCTGCGCCAACTTGTGGCGAGTAAGGGTAAAAACAAGGCGATCGCCGCGGCGAAGAATGCTGTGGCGCTGCTTCCCAGCACTCAAGGTGGGGAGGTGTCCGCGCCTGAACCTGCGGAAGTACCGGTTTTGTCCGATGCTGAGTTTGAAAAACGCTGGAAGCATGCGGGAACGAACCCTGCCGCCCCTGTCGGTGATGATGTTGAGATTTCTTTTGCCTGGCGCGACGCAGGCACAAAGCCTAAGCGTATGACCGCCACCATTCGCATCCCTGCGTTAGGGCAGACTGTGCGTGTAGATAAGGACCATGGGTGGTTTTATGACGTTGTCCATGAACAACAATGTGAAGTGTTCATCGAGGATGGCTCAGAGAAATACTTACGGTGGGATAGGCGCGAAAACCAGCTTATTTTAGGTCCTGACCGCGAGGGGAGGGTCGCTGGCCCCGTACCTAGTTTCCTGCTCGCCATTCTTCTGGCCTATACCTGCGACGGGAAACACCACCAGTCAGCACGATACGACTTGAAAGAGTTCGTTACGGCCATGCGGTTAAGCCCTGACGTGGTTGCTGAATCCATGCGGGATGTGCTTTCCTTTGCGGATTTCAGCCCAGTGCCAACCGTCAACCTCATGGAAAAGAAACCTCAGATGGTCCAATTCTTGTGGCCAGCTTTGACAGAAAGTCTGAAACACGCCGCACAGCTTATTGAGCAGGAGGTTTATCCACGTTGGCTCAACAAAGTACTCGATGTGGTGAAGATCCACGCACCCGTTCTGATTGCTGCTACTGATCGTGGGCATATTCCCGCCACGGAGTGGGCTTGTTTACAGCAACTTCGCAGCATGAAGAAGAAATGCGCCGCGAAAACCAAGGCAGAAGAACTCGCACGCATATTCCCCGCCACCGCGCCCACACACTGA